A stretch of Chloroflexota bacterium DNA encodes these proteins:
- the def gene encoding peptide deformylase has protein sequence MLRRILPIGDTSLRRPARITSNFQGDLIALAGDMVETMRAHDGVGLAAPQVGVPTALIVIEVPEPADPESESTRLYILRDAVIEGLSEFEPMREGCLSLPGYFGYPNRAKRARVRALDLYGRPMRLEAEGQLAQALQHEIDHLRGILFTDRVGSLHLVRAETHPEPVPA, from the coding sequence ATGTTACGCAGAATCCTCCCGATTGGGGATACGAGCCTGCGCCGGCCGGCGCGAATCACTTCCAATTTTCAAGGCGATTTGATTGCGCTGGCTGGGGACATGGTCGAGACCATGCGGGCCCACGACGGGGTGGGTTTGGCCGCGCCCCAGGTCGGCGTCCCCACGGCCTTGATCGTCATCGAGGTGCCCGAACCGGCCGATCCGGAATCGGAATCTACGCGCCTCTACATCCTGCGCGATGCGGTGATTGAAGGGTTGTCCGAATTCGAGCCGATGCGCGAGGGCTGTCTGTCGCTGCCCGGTTACTTCGGGTACCCGAACCGGGCCAAGCGGGCCCGTGTGCGGGCGCTGGACTTATATGGTCGGCCGATGCGGCTGGAAGCCGAGGGCCAGCTGGCCCAGGCCTTGCAGCACGAGATCGATCACCTGCGCGGGATCCTGTTCACCGATCGGGTCGGCTCGTTGCACTTGGTCCGGGCCGAAACCCATCCTGAGCCAGTGCCCGCCTAA
- a CDS encoding molybdenum cofactor biosynthesis protein MoaB, protein MGAISCDVVVVSDSRTPRTDVSGRVARELIESAGYGIGRSDLVANEPAAINATIDRFMSGESACLILLGGTGLSSRDRTVETLQARLDKELPGYGEAFRRISWGEIGTAAILSRALAGSIQDRIVVVTPGSPNAVKTALDGVLLPELAHLVREVRR, encoded by the coding sequence CTGGGGGCCATCAGTTGCGACGTGGTGGTCGTCTCGGACTCCCGAACTCCGCGCACCGATGTCTCCGGCCGGGTTGCCCGGGAACTGATCGAGAGCGCGGGCTACGGAATCGGCCGCAGCGACCTGGTGGCGAACGAACCGGCTGCAATAAACGCGACGATCGACCGGTTCATGTCCGGCGAATCGGCCTGCTTGATACTGCTCGGCGGCACCGGGCTCTCATCCCGCGACCGGACCGTCGAAACGCTGCAGGCTCGGCTGGACAAGGAACTGCCCGGTTACGGCGAGGCTTTCCGCCGGATCAGTTGGGGCGAAATCGGTACCGCCGCCATCTTGAGCCGCGCCCTGGCGGGCTCCATACAAGACCGGATCGTGGTCGTGACTCCGGGGTCGCCGAACGCGGTCAAGACCGCGCTTGATGGCGTTCTGCTGCCCGAACTTGCCCACCTCGTACGCGAGGTACGCCGTTAG
- a CDS encoding fructose-bisphosphate aldolase — protein sequence MLNQHGPGGSTLLVLPVDQGMEHGPRDFFVNPASLDPDYVFSLAADTGYSAIAVQFGLANKYVGRYAGAVPLILKLNGKSEIPPANAPRSPLTARVEDAVRIGADAIGYTLYFGSAQQETDFENFSQVRLEADRAGLPVVVWAYPRGEHIDAKGGRDSIYAIDYAARVASELGADVIKVNYPVQNPDGSVGPVEGAPAPYDSKVWPDMGSALRQVLSSAANSMVIMSGGSRVGDEELLKRVELSMQAGATGFIYGRNIWQRERSASEAIIAKIKDCMRGYAL from the coding sequence ATGCTCAATCAACACGGCCCCGGCGGCTCGACCCTGCTGGTCTTGCCGGTCGACCAGGGCATGGAGCACGGGCCGCGGGATTTCTTCGTCAATCCGGCCAGTCTCGACCCCGACTACGTCTTTTCGCTGGCCGCCGATACCGGTTATTCGGCGATCGCCGTCCAATTCGGTCTGGCCAACAAATACGTGGGCCGCTACGCCGGCGCGGTACCGTTGATCCTCAAGCTCAACGGCAAGAGCGAGATTCCGCCCGCCAACGCGCCGCGTTCGCCGCTGACGGCGCGGGTCGAAGACGCGGTTCGGATTGGTGCCGACGCCATCGGCTACACGCTTTACTTCGGGTCCGCCCAGCAGGAGACCGACTTCGAGAACTTCTCGCAGGTTCGCCTGGAAGCCGATCGCGCCGGATTGCCGGTGGTGGTCTGGGCATATCCGCGCGGCGAGCACATCGACGCCAAGGGCGGGCGCGACAGCATCTACGCGATCGACTACGCTGCCCGCGTGGCCTCAGAGCTCGGCGCCGATGTGATCAAGGTCAATTACCCGGTCCAAAACCCCGACGGATCGGTCGGTCCGGTCGAGGGCGCGCCCGCGCCGTACGACTCGAAGGTCTGGCCGGACATGGGCAGCGCGCTGCGCCAGGTCCTGAGCTCGGCCGCCAATTCGATGGTGATCATGTCCGGCGGATCGCGGGTCGGGGACGAGGAGTTGCTGAAGCGGGTCGAACTTTCGATGCAGGCCGGGGCCACCGGGTTCATTTACGGCCGCAATATCTGGCAGCGCGAGCGATCGGCTTCCGAAGCCATCATCGCCAAGATCAAGGACTGCATGCGCGGCTACGCCCTTTAG
- a CDS encoding PHP domain-containing protein, translating into MIAPGADLHAHTTASDGEFTPEELVRAARAAGIATLAVTDHDTMSGVAAAQAAGERMGIEVIAGVEMSCHWKTAAGGPQTVHVLGYFCDPRAEEMARLDRVKRESRTRRARAMVQRLRDLGVAVSFDRVRQIAGDAQIGRPHIARAVIEAGYENDWGRVFDRWLGNDAPAYVSGERTLVPEAIELIRAAGGLAVIAHPYYDFHGGKLELDRLLPAAIEAGLAGLEVFYGSFPDAERAWALGYAERFDLVPTGGSDFHGPGSGTNPLGTSLCPPANLSALKGLRHPPV; encoded by the coding sequence ATGATTGCCCCGGGCGCCGACCTTCACGCCCATACCACCGCCTCCGATGGCGAGTTCACTCCGGAGGAGCTGGTCCGCGCGGCCCGGGCGGCTGGGATCGCCACCCTGGCCGTCACCGACCACGACACCATGTCCGGGGTCGCCGCCGCACAGGCGGCGGGCGAACGGATGGGGATCGAGGTGATCGCCGGCGTGGAGATGTCGTGTCACTGGAAGACCGCGGCCGGAGGCCCGCAGACGGTCCATGTGCTGGGTTATTTCTGCGACCCGCGGGCCGAGGAAATGGCGCGCCTGGACCGGGTCAAGCGCGAAAGCCGGACCCGACGCGCGCGGGCCATGGTGCAGCGGCTGCGGGACTTGGGAGTCGCGGTGTCGTTCGACCGCGTGCGCCAAATCGCCGGCGACGCCCAGATCGGGCGCCCCCACATAGCGCGCGCCGTCATCGAGGCCGGCTACGAAAACGACTGGGGCCGGGTATTCGATCGCTGGCTTGGCAACGACGCGCCGGCTTACGTGAGTGGTGAGAGAACGCTGGTGCCGGAGGCGATCGAGTTGATCCGGGCGGCCGGGGGCTTGGCGGTGATCGCCCACCCCTACTACGATTTCCACGGCGGCAAGCTGGAACTCGACCGCCTGCTGCCGGCCGCGATCGAGGCGGGATTGGCCGGCCTGGAAGTCTTCTACGGCAGCTTTCCCGACGCCGAACGGGCCTGGGCGCTTGGCTACGCGGAGCGCTTCGATCTGGTTCCGACCGGCGGCAGCGACTTTCACGGCCCCGGCAGCGGCACCAACCCGCTCGGCACGTCGCTGTGTCCGCCGGCGAACCTGTCCGCGCTGAAAGGGCTGCGCCACCCGCCGGTTTAG
- the zwf gene encoding glucose-6-phosphate dehydrogenase — MSIPRPVAVFGTNAGRPAATVRRPRGAPPGAAAVVTTVVIFGATGDLTRRKLIPALLEGWRTGQIARQLRVLAVAHTDIDLGELRRRLRPGGTSAVQWDEFAAGIEYLRLDFGDTDGYARLAGLLNETESTEQGPRLYYLACAPRFFGAVARGLAKVEELARHPQSRLVVEKPFGRDLESARELNRLLHSRFAEEQILRIDHYLGKDTVQNILVLRFANGIFEPLWNNHYIRQVQITVAEDEGIGARGGYYDSAGIFRDMFQNHLLQLLTLVAMEPPATIESDALRNEKVKVLRAVRRVVGDAVFDESVRGQYTGYRDTERVDPASNTATFAALRLQVENWRWKGVPFFLRSGKGLPQRSTTIVVEFNAPPHVMFNRAGQDLELRPNALTLRLQPAEGMDLSFETRLPGKMQMAPVKMNFDYAQHSPELAIPDAYERLVVDALAGDSSLFIRSDEIELSWQIVDPLISAWEQVGSYRLGGYEHGSWGPALADEFIDRFDLAWIQPEPASGPVATGSAERAASSP, encoded by the coding sequence ATTTCGATCCCGCGACCCGTCGCCGTTTTCGGAACGAATGCTGGCCGCCCTGCGGCAACAGTTCGGCGGCCACGCGGTGCGCCCCCGGGAGCAGCAGCAGTAGTCACCACCGTAGTCATCTTCGGAGCGACCGGCGATCTGACCCGTCGCAAGCTCATTCCGGCGCTGCTGGAAGGTTGGCGGACGGGCCAGATCGCGCGCCAACTGCGAGTTCTGGCGGTCGCGCACACCGACATCGATCTCGGCGAGCTGCGCCGCCGCCTGCGTCCGGGCGGGACGAGCGCAGTTCAGTGGGACGAGTTCGCCGCCGGGATCGAGTACCTGCGGCTTGATTTCGGCGACACCGACGGCTACGCGCGCTTAGCCGGCCTGCTCAACGAGACCGAATCAACCGAGCAAGGGCCGCGCCTTTACTACCTGGCCTGCGCGCCGCGCTTCTTCGGCGCGGTCGCCCGGGGCCTGGCCAAGGTCGAAGAGCTAGCGCGGCACCCGCAGAGCCGGCTGGTCGTGGAAAAGCCGTTCGGGCGCGACCTGGAATCGGCCCGCGAACTCAACCGGCTGCTGCATTCGCGGTTCGCCGAAGAGCAGATCCTGCGCATCGACCATTACCTCGGCAAGGACACCGTCCAGAACATCCTGGTGCTCAGATTCGCGAACGGGATCTTCGAGCCGCTCTGGAACAACCACTACATCAGGCAGGTCCAGATCACCGTCGCCGAGGACGAGGGCATCGGCGCCCGCGGCGGCTACTACGACAGCGCCGGGATCTTTCGCGACATGTTTCAGAACCATCTGCTGCAACTGCTGACCCTGGTGGCGATGGAGCCGCCCGCGACGATCGAGTCGGACGCGCTGCGCAACGAGAAAGTCAAAGTGCTGCGCGCCGTGCGCCGGGTCGTCGGAGATGCGGTCTTCGACGAGTCGGTGCGTGGCCAGTACACCGGCTACCGCGATACCGAGCGCGTCGACCCGGCTTCCAACACCGCCACCTTCGCCGCCCTCCGCCTGCAGGTGGAGAACTGGCGCTGGAAGGGGGTGCCGTTCTTCCTGCGCTCCGGCAAGGGGCTGCCGCAACGTTCGACCACGATAGTGGTCGAATTCAACGCTCCGCCGCACGTGATGTTCAACCGCGCAGGCCAGGATCTGGAGCTGCGGCCCAACGCGCTCACCCTGCGCCTGCAACCGGCCGAGGGCATGGACCTGAGCTTCGAAACGCGGCTGCCCGGGAAAATGCAGATGGCCCCGGTAAAGATGAACTTCGACTACGCCCAGCACTCGCCCGAGCTGGCCATACCCGATGCCTACGAACGGCTGGTCGTCGACGCGCTCGCGGGCGATTCCTCACTGTTCATCCGTTCGGACGAGATCGAGCTGTCATGGCAGATCGTCGACCCGTTGATCAGCGCCTGGGAACAAGTCGGCTCATACCGCCTCGGCGGTTACGAGCACGGCAGCTGGGGCCCGGCCCTGGCCGACGAATTCATCGACCGTTTCGACTTGGCCTGGATCCAGCCCGAACCGGCTTCGGGCCCGGTCGCCACCGGTTCGGCCGAGCGCGCCGCGAGTTCCCCTTGA
- the gnd gene encoding decarboxylating 6-phosphogluconate dehydrogenase: protein MEIGIIGLGRMGLNMTERWLRSSHRVVAYNRSPGPVAEAVAKGAVGAASLPDLVGKLEQPAGRRVLWTMVPAGAVTENMIMQLIPLLDRGDVIVDGGNANYKDSQRRSEMLAAEGLEFLDCGTSGGVWGLANGYSLMIGGDRRVYERIEPLFQALAPGPDRGLGLVGPAGAGHFTKMIHNGIEYGMMQAMAEGFEIMAKKAEMDLDLAQVGQIWRYGSVIQSWLLDLAVRALEEDPRLERLEAYVADSGEGRWTVQEAIDLDSPAEVLSLALLRRFRSRDPSPFSERMLAALRQQFGGHAVRPREQQQ from the coding sequence TTGGAAATCGGAATAATCGGCCTGGGCCGCATGGGCCTGAACATGACCGAACGCTGGCTGCGGTCTTCGCACCGCGTCGTGGCCTATAACCGCAGCCCCGGCCCGGTCGCCGAAGCGGTTGCAAAAGGGGCGGTCGGCGCCGCCAGCTTGCCGGACCTGGTCGGCAAGCTGGAACAGCCGGCCGGACGGCGTGTTCTCTGGACGATGGTTCCGGCCGGCGCCGTCACCGAAAACATGATCATGCAGCTGATTCCGCTGCTGGACCGGGGGGACGTGATCGTCGACGGCGGCAACGCCAATTACAAAGACTCGCAGCGGCGCTCGGAGATGTTGGCGGCCGAGGGCCTGGAGTTCCTTGATTGCGGAACCTCGGGCGGCGTCTGGGGACTGGCCAACGGCTACAGCCTCATGATCGGCGGTGATCGCCGGGTCTACGAGCGCATCGAGCCGCTGTTCCAGGCCTTAGCACCCGGCCCTGACCGCGGCCTCGGGCTGGTCGGTCCGGCCGGGGCCGGGCACTTTACGAAGATGATTCACAACGGCATCGAATACGGCATGATGCAGGCCATGGCCGAAGGATTCGAGATCATGGCCAAGAAGGCGGAAATGGACCTGGACTTGGCCCAGGTTGGACAGATTTGGCGCTACGGTTCGGTCATCCAGTCCTGGCTGCTCGACCTAGCGGTCCGCGCCCTGGAAGAGGACCCGCGCCTGGAGCGCCTGGAGGCCTACGTGGCCGATTCGGGGGAGGGGCGTTGGACTGTCCAGGAGGCGATCGACCTTGACAGCCCGGCCGAGGTCCTGAGCCTGGCCCTGCTGCGGCGATTTCGATCCCGCGACCCGTCGCCGTTTTCGGAACGAATGCTGGCCGCCCTGCGGCAACAGTTCGGCGGCCACGCGGTGCGCCCCCGGGAGCAGCAGCAGTAG
- a CDS encoding glucose-6-phosphate isomerase produces the protein MDDLTRQGLAALAEADAVERLWRRDRTLWPGLGDLDALGWLEYPAAGLGRLDGLLNLHDSARQRGISHAVLLGMGGSSLAAAVFASLYEPATGISFRVLDSTVPDQVAAVEAELPPRRTLFLTASKSGTTTEVWSLLEHFRDWLERAGIESPLSHFAAISDPGSPLVEFAASQGMATYLPGDPRVGGRYSAFTPFGLIAPAMLGQDLRSLSAAGEVGRRACGPGVELAVNPGARLAALLAGQVRGGGDKLTLLLSPRLARLGLWIEQLVAESLGKNGRGIVPVCGEPLLAEQHYGPDRFFCYLRLEGDQNEATDLLAERLEGSGFALQRRGVPNVGAVPGEMFVWMFAVALAGALLEMNPFDQPDVQAAKDKTANLLAGLAEGRELAALPAGDFGQWVNRLQKGGYAALLSYYPETADYDQAVAGLAGEIGRLGIAVTSAYGPRYLHSTGQLHKGGPRNGSFLFLAPARPPLEPPVADSQYGLGTLAHAQAGGDLARLAELDLNVAGIDLGGDPVAGLNGLARQLAGSDRPPGN, from the coding sequence TTGGATGACCTGACCCGGCAGGGGCTGGCCGCGCTGGCTGAAGCCGACGCGGTTGAGCGGCTCTGGCGGCGCGATCGAACGCTCTGGCCGGGACTGGGCGACCTGGACGCGCTCGGTTGGCTCGAATACCCGGCCGCCGGTCTGGGCCGACTCGACGGCCTGCTCAACCTGCACGATTCGGCCCGACAGCGGGGTATTTCGCACGCGGTGCTCCTTGGCATGGGCGGCAGCTCATTGGCCGCCGCGGTGTTCGCCTCGCTTTACGAGCCCGCCACCGGGATCAGCTTCCGGGTTCTTGACAGCACCGTCCCTGACCAGGTCGCGGCCGTCGAGGCCGAGTTGCCGCCGCGGCGGACGCTTTTCCTGACCGCTTCAAAATCGGGGACCACGACCGAGGTCTGGTCGCTGTTGGAACACTTCCGGGACTGGCTCGAGCGGGCCGGGATCGAATCCCCGCTTTCCCACTTTGCCGCCATTTCCGATCCGGGATCCCCGCTGGTGGAATTTGCCGCCTCTCAGGGCATGGCGACGTATCTTCCCGGTGACCCCCGGGTGGGCGGTCGCTACTCGGCGTTCACCCCCTTCGGGTTGATAGCCCCGGCGATGCTGGGGCAGGACCTGCGGTCGCTTAGCGCCGCTGGCGAAGTGGGCCGCCGGGCCTGCGGGCCCGGCGTGGAATTGGCCGTCAACCCGGGTGCCCGGCTGGCCGCCCTGCTCGCCGGCCAGGTCCGCGGCGGGGGCGACAAACTCACCCTGCTTCTCTCGCCGCGGCTGGCGCGCCTGGGGCTCTGGATCGAACAACTGGTCGCCGAAAGCCTGGGTAAAAACGGCCGCGGAATCGTGCCGGTCTGCGGCGAACCGCTGCTGGCGGAGCAGCACTACGGACCGGATCGCTTTTTCTGCTACCTGCGCCTGGAAGGCGACCAGAACGAAGCGACCGATCTCCTGGCCGAGCGGCTGGAGGGTAGCGGGTTCGCGCTGCAGCGCCGCGGGGTCCCCAACGTTGGCGCGGTACCGGGGGAGATGTTCGTCTGGATGTTCGCGGTCGCGCTGGCCGGCGCGCTGCTGGAGATGAACCCTTTCGATCAGCCGGACGTGCAGGCGGCCAAGGACAAGACCGCGAACCTGCTCGCCGGCCTTGCCGAAGGCCGCGAATTGGCGGCGCTGCCGGCCGGTGATTTCGGGCAGTGGGTAAATCGTCTGCAGAAGGGTGGGTACGCCGCGCTGCTCTCCTACTACCCCGAGACCGCCGATTACGACCAGGCGGTAGCCGGTTTGGCCGGCGAAATCGGCCGACTAGGGATTGCCGTTACGTCGGCATATGGACCGCGCTACCTGCATTCCACCGGTCAGCTGCACAAGGGCGGACCGCGCAACGGGAGTTTTCTTTTCCTGGCCCCCGCCCGGCCTCCGCTTGAACCACCCGTGGCCGACAGCCAATACGGGCTGGGAACGCTCGCCCACGCCCAAGCCGGCGGCGACCTGGCGCGGCTGGCGGAGCTGGACCTGAACGTTGCCGGTATCGATCTGGGCGGCGATCCGGTGGCGGGACTGAACGGGCTGGCCCGGCAACTGGCCGGATCCGACCGCCCGCCGGGGAATTGA
- the tal gene encoding transaldolase: MTQNPIADLLQHGQAVWLDEISRELLDSGRLSELIAAGVRGVTSNPTIFEKAISSSSDYDADISALRGQGLEPEAVFEEVALADITRACDLFADVYSASGRSDGFVSYELPPRLADDEAASVAAARRLFAKVDRPNLMIKVPGTAAGVGAFRTLIGEGVNVNVTLLFAVPRYREIASAYVEGLEKWAASGGDLGAVSSVASFFVSRVDSAADAALGELGRPDLQGRIAIANARLAYAAYLEIFGGFRFAWLERAGARRQRCLWASTSTKNPEYSDVLYVRELIGSDTVNTLPGSTLEAWLDHGEAADTLGPGIAQARDTVAAARAAGLDLDAITDQLTAAGVKSFADSYDALLAVVAEKARQLAPAG; encoded by the coding sequence ATGACCCAGAACCCCATTGCCGACCTCTTGCAACACGGCCAGGCCGTCTGGCTGGATGAAATCTCGCGTGAGCTGCTCGATTCGGGGCGGCTGTCCGAACTGATCGCCGCCGGGGTCCGGGGCGTGACCTCCAATCCGACCATTTTTGAAAAAGCGATCTCGTCCTCGAGCGACTACGATGCCGACATAAGCGCGCTCCGCGGACAGGGACTGGAGCCGGAGGCGGTCTTCGAGGAAGTGGCGCTGGCCGACATAACCCGCGCATGCGACCTATTCGCCGACGTCTACTCCGCCAGCGGGCGGTCCGACGGGTTCGTCAGCTACGAACTGCCACCGCGGCTGGCCGACGACGAGGCGGCCTCGGTGGCCGCCGCCAGACGTCTGTTCGCCAAGGTGGATCGTCCCAACCTGATGATCAAGGTGCCCGGGACGGCGGCCGGCGTCGGCGCTTTCCGGACCCTGATCGGCGAGGGCGTAAACGTGAACGTTACCCTGCTGTTCGCGGTGCCGCGCTACCGCGAGATCGCCAGCGCGTACGTGGAGGGCCTAGAAAAGTGGGCCGCGTCCGGCGGTGACCTCGGAGCGGTTTCCTCGGTCGCCTCGTTCTTTGTCTCGCGGGTCGATTCGGCCGCCGACGCGGCCCTTGGCGAGCTGGGACGACCCGACCTTCAGGGGCGGATCGCCATCGCCAACGCGCGCCTGGCCTATGCGGCCTACCTGGAGATATTCGGGGGTTTTCGGTTTGCTTGGCTCGAACGCGCCGGCGCTCGCCGGCAGCGCTGCCTTTGGGCTTCGACCAGCACCAAGAACCCGGAATACTCGGACGTCTTGTACGTGCGCGAACTAATCGGTTCCGATACCGTAAACACGCTCCCCGGGTCCACCCTCGAGGCTTGGCTGGACCACGGCGAGGCGGCCGATACGCTCGGACCCGGGATCGCCCAGGCCAGGGACACTGTCGCGGCGGCACGCGCGGCCGGCCTTGACCTGGACGCGATTACCGATCAACTGACCGCCGCCGGGGTCAAGTCCTTCGCCGATTCCTACGATGCGTTGCTGGCGGTCGTCGCCGAAAAGGCCCGCCAACTGGCGCCGGCCGGCTGA
- the rpiB gene encoding ribose 5-phosphate isomerase B — protein MKVAIGADHAGFELKQVVAAWLAERPYDLIDCGASEYDPVDDFPDYCVAVSELIQSGAADRGIVICGSGVGASIACSKHAGVRAATCHDRYSAHQGVEHDGMNVLCLGGRVIGVEPALEIVEAFLGASFDPQERFLRRVSKVDAIERAGGR, from the coding sequence TTGAAGGTCGCAATCGGCGCCGATCACGCCGGGTTCGAACTCAAGCAGGTGGTGGCCGCCTGGCTGGCCGAACGGCCGTATGACTTGATCGACTGCGGGGCCTCCGAGTACGACCCCGTCGACGACTTCCCCGACTACTGCGTCGCCGTATCGGAACTGATCCAGTCCGGCGCGGCCGACCGCGGAATCGTCATCTGCGGCTCGGGAGTCGGGGCTTCGATAGCCTGCTCCAAGCACGCCGGCGTGCGCGCGGCAACCTGCCACGACCGCTATTCGGCCCACCAGGGCGTCGAGCATGACGGGATGAACGTGCTCTGCCTAGGTGGGCGGGTCATCGGCGTGGAACCGGCCCTGGAGATCGTGGAGGCATTCTTGGGCGCCAGTTTCGACCCCCAGGAGCGCTTCCTGCGACGCGTGTCCAAGGTGGACGCGATCGAACGCGCCGGAGGGCGGTAA
- a CDS encoding glucose 1-dehydrogenase translates to MRDLSGKAILITGGGGALGNAIIDRLAADGADLVVNDYNPEAAERACDLARSRGRRAIPIGGDVTEEDDVAAMVEKTVSEFGKLDVVIANAGLHTTTWLVETTRAEFDRINSVNNWGVFLTDREAAKQMIKQGHGKIINAASISGKRTTPLQSVYHASKFAVVGITRAVATELAPHGITCNAYCPGMVDSPMWDHLAGERSDRLGIPVDEVRRQSLEKIPLGRMQKPSEVAAAVSFLASPDSDYMTGQALNICGGIFMS, encoded by the coding sequence ATGCGCGATCTGAGCGGAAAAGCGATCCTGATTACCGGCGGCGGCGGGGCGCTGGGCAACGCAATCATCGACCGTCTGGCTGCCGACGGCGCCGACCTGGTAGTCAACGACTACAACCCGGAAGCGGCCGAAAGGGCCTGCGACCTAGCCCGTTCGCGCGGGCGCCGCGCGATCCCCATTGGCGGCGACGTTACCGAGGAAGACGACGTTGCGGCGATGGTCGAGAAGACAGTGTCCGAATTCGGCAAGCTCGACGTCGTGATCGCCAATGCTGGGCTGCACACCACCACCTGGCTGGTGGAGACCACCCGGGCCGAATTCGACCGCATCAATTCGGTCAACAACTGGGGAGTGTTCCTCACCGACCGCGAGGCCGCCAAGCAGATGATCAAGCAGGGCCACGGCAAGATCATCAACGCCGCCTCGATTTCCGGCAAGCGGACGACGCCGCTGCAATCGGTCTACCATGCGTCCAAGTTCGCGGTGGTGGGGATCACGCGGGCGGTCGCGACCGAGTTGGCCCCGCACGGGATAACCTGCAACGCCTACTGCCCGGGGATGGTCGATTCCCCGATGTGGGACCACCTGGCCGGCGAACGATCCGACCGGCTGGGAATCCCGGTGGACGAGGTGCGCCGCCAATCACTGGAAAAGATCCCGCTTGGCCGCATGCAGAAACCATCCGAAGTCGCAGCCGCAGTCAGCTTCCTGGCATCGCCCGATTCCGATTACATGACCGGCCAGGCGCTGAACATCTGCGGCGGGATTTTCATGTCGTGA